TGGTTCAAACCGATGTTGAACCCGTGCGCCCCCGAGGCCGCCCGCAGCGCGGTCATCGCCTTCTTGGTGAAGTCCGCCAGCTCGGCCGTCTCGGCCTCGTCCAGCTCGGTGTAGTCGGCCACGTGCCGGTACGGGACCACCATCAAGTGCCCGCCGTTGTACGGGTACAGGTTCAGCACCGCGAAGACGGAGCGGCCACGCGCGATGACCAGCCCGTCCTCGTCGCTCAGCGACGGGATCGAGCAGAACGGGCAACCGTCGTCCGGAGCCGGGCCGGTGGGCTTGTTCTCACCCTGGATGTACGCCATCCGATGGGGGGTCCACAGGCGGCGGAAGCCGTCCGGCTCACCGACGCCCCGCTGCAGTTCCGGCTCAGTCGTCATGCTGATCAGCATATTCGCCCGACGGTGCTTGCAAAGCCGCGCGGGGCAGACTCATCAAGAGCCTGCCCCGCGCACCGTGATCGTCCGGCTACAACGTCAGACCTGGATGCGGTTCTTCACCGCGTCCACGATCTCCGCGACGGCGTCCGCGACCGGAACGCCGTTCTTCTGCTCGCCGTTGCGGTAGCGGAAGGAGACGGCACCCGCGGTGACATCGTCGTTGCCGGCGATGAGCATGTACGGGACCTTGGTCTTCTGCGCGTTGCGGATCTTCTTCTGCATGCGGTCGTCCGAGGTGTCCACCTCGACCCGGATCCCGTGCTTCTTCAGCTCGGCCGCGACCTCCAGCAGGTACGGCACGTGCTCGTCGGTGATCGGGATGCCGGTGACGGTGACCGGAGCCAGCCACGGCGGCATGGCGCCGGCGTAGTGCTCCAGCAGCACCGCGAAGAAGCGCTCGATCGAACCGAACAGCGCGCGGTGGATCATGACCGGCCGCTGACGCGAGCCGTCCGCCGCGGTGTACTCCAGGTCGAAGCGCTCCGGCAGGTTGAAGTCCAGCTGGATCGTGGACATCTGCCACGTCCGGCCGATCGCGTCCTTCGCCTGCACCGAGATCTTCGGACCGTAGAAGGCCGCGCCGCCCGGGTCCGGAACCAGCGGCAGGCCCTGCTTCTCGGCCACGCTCGCGAGGACCGCGGTGGCCTCCTCCCAGGTCTCGTCCGAACCGACGTACTTCTCCGGGTCCTTGGTGGACAGCTCCAGGTAGAAGTCGGTCAGACCGTAGTCGCGAAGGAGGTTGAGCACGAAGGTCAGGGTCGAGTCGAGCTCGTCCGCCATCTGCTCGCGGGTGCAGTAGATGTGCGCGTCGTCCTGCGTGAAGCCGCGGGCACGGGTCAGGCCGTGCACCACGCCGGACTTCTCGTAGCGGTACACCGTCCCGAACTCGAAGAGGCGCAGCGGCAGTTCACGGTACGAGCGGCCGCGCGCGTCGAAGATCAGGTTATGCATCGGGCAGTTCATCGGCTTGAGGTAGTAGTCCACGCCCTCGTCGAGCTGCATGGGCGGGTACATACCGTCCGCGTACCAGTCCAGGTGGCCGCTCTTCTCGAAGAGCTTCCCCTTGGTGGCGTGCGGGGTGTAGACGAACTCGTAGCCCTCTTCCTCGTGTCGCTTGCGCGAGTAGTCCTCCATGGCGCGGCGGATGATGCCGCCCTTGGGGTGGAAGACGGCGAGGCCGGAGCCGATCTCCTCCGGGATGGAGAAGAGGTCGAGCTCGTTGCCGAGCTTGCGGTGGTCGCGCTTCTCGGCCTCGACGAGGAAGTCGAGGTGGGCCTTCAGCTCGTCCTTGGTCGGCCACGCGGTGCCGTAGATGCGCTGCAGCATCGGGTTCTTCTCGCTGCCGCGCCAGTAGGCGGCCGCGTTGCGCATCAGCTTGAAAGCCGGGATGTGCCGGGTGCTGGGCAGGTGCGGGCCGCGGCAGAGGTCGCCCCAGCACTGCTCGCCGGACTTGGCGTCCAGGTTGTCGTAGATGGTGAGCTCGCCGGCGCCGACCTCGACGTCGGCGCCCTCACCCGCGGTGGCGGCGGAGCCCTTGAGGCCGATCAGCTCCAGCTTGTACGGCTCGGCGGCCAGCTCCTCGCGGGCGGCCTCGTCGGTGACCACGCGGCGGGCGAACTTCTGCCCGCGCTTGATGATCTCCTGCATCTTCTTCTCGATGGCCTTGAGGTCATCGGGGTGGAACGGCTTCTCGACGTCGAAGTCGTAGTAGAAGCCGTCCTTGACCGGCGGGCCGATGCCGAGCTTGGCCTCCGGGTAGAGCTGCTGCACGGCCTGCGCCATGACGTGCGCGGTGGAGTGGCGCAGGATGTCCAGGCCGTCCTTGCTGCCGATCGCGACCGGCTCGACCTCGTCGCCGTCCTGGAGGACGTGGGCGAGGTCCTTGAGCTGGCCGCCGACGCGGGCGGCGATGATCGAGCGGTCGTCGGCGAAGAGCTCGGCGGCCGTAGTGCCCGTCGTCACCACGCGCTCTTCCCGATCGGGTTCGCGGCTGATGATTACCCGGACGTCCGTCACCGGTCTCTCCTGACGTGCTGGATTAGAGGACGCAACACTTCGCTGCGCGTCACGATGGTACCGAGAGCGCCGCCCCCGCCGTCCACCTACGCCTTTCCACGCCCTCCTACACCTCCCTACGCCCCCTCTCCCTCTTCCTTGAGCTCATCCTTGAGCTCTTCCTTCAGCCCCTTCAGCAGCCGCTCACGGTCCGCTCCCTCCCAGTCACACAGTTCCAGTCCGTGCGGCCTGGTGAGCCGGCGGAAGCCGCCGCTGCGCTCCAGCCGGCCGCTGACCCGGACCGGCACGCCGGCCAGGTGGGCCTCGGCGGCGAGGCGGTAGTCGGCGTCGGGCAGCCGGAGCTTCAGCTCGCGGACCTCGGCGCCGCCGAGCACCCGCAGCCGGACGGTGCCCGGGCCGGCCGGGTCGGCGCGCTTGAGCCGGACGACCACGCCGACCACGGTGACGGCGATGGCGGGCTCGATGCGCTCCAGCAGGTCGGCGGCCTCGGCCAGGGCGGGCAGGTCGCCCGGCGAGAAGTCGAGGACGATCCGGCGCTCGCCGAAGCCGCCCGGGGTGCCGGCGGCCACCGACCAGGCGACCGCGAGCTGCGCACCGGTCGCGCCGCGCACCAGGTCCTCGACGGACTGCACGAGTTCCCGGCTGACCCCGGCCTGGACGGCGTTCTCGAAGGCCTCGGGTCCGCCGCTGACCCGGCGGTAGTCGACCGCGTCGCGCAGCGCCTCCAGCGCGCGGACGAGGGTGGTGACGGCCGCCCGGCCCTCGGGGGCCGGGGTGTAGGCGGTGAGGCCCGCGCCCTGCTCGACGACGAGGACGCGGTCCAGGAAGTCCCCGGCCCAGGCGTCCAGACGGGCGCCGAAGTAGGCGGCCCTGGTCCGTCCGGCCTTGGCCCCGGCGGCGAGCATCCCGCGGGCCGCCGCCTGGAGCCGTTCGGTGTCCTCCCAGGGCGTGGTGCCGGACGGCCCGGGCAGGTCGCGGCGCCAGCGCAGTTCGTCGCCGGGCACGGCGAGCGCGAGCAGGATGGCGCGGGCGGACGGGCTGCGCGAGCGGGAGAGCGCGGTGACGGCGTCGGTGAGGAGGTCGACCGCGTCGTCGAAGCCGTCCCCGGCGGGGACGAGGAGGCTGGTGCCCGGGTCGTCGTCCGGGGGCGTCCAGCGGCCGTACCGGGCGGCGGGGCCGCCGCGCCGGACCCAGCCGTGCCGGGCGAGCAGGGTGGCGAGCACCGCCGGGTCGACGGCGGCCGGGTCGGGCAGGGCCTGGGCGTGGGCGTGGCCGCCCGGTCCGTGCGGCAGTGTCATGGGTGCTGCTCCTCCCCGCCGGGGCCGGGCCGTCACGGGCTGCCGCCCGCACCGACCCGGGCCATGATGTCGCAGAGCGCGCGGTCGTCGAAGACCTTGCCGGTGGGCACGCGGACGTTGGTGCGCCGCTGCCCGGTGACCGGGTGGCCGGCCAGGTTGACCCAGTAACAGCAGTGCCGCAGTTCGAGCGCGTCCGGCCGGGCCTCCAGCCAGCGGTCGACCCGGCGCGGCAGCAGCATCACGACCAGGATCCGCGGCACCGCGACCCGGGCGCGGGCGAGCTTGCGCAGGTGGTCGTTGTCCAGGGTGAAGCTGAAGTGCGTGCCGGCCGGGTCGGGCGCGATCTGCTGGGTCGCCTTGAGCTGGATCTTGATGGTGACCTCGTCGTCGACCTCGTGTTCCCGCGAGCCGTGGCTGACCTGCCAGTCGATGCCGTTGTCCGGGAAGGGCTGGGAGAGCGAGCAGCCGGCCGCCGCCGCGACCGCGTGCAGGTAGCCGACCTGCAGCGTCTCCATGCAGGCCGTGACCGCCAGGTTCCCCCGCAGGACGGCAGCCGCCTCCTCGGGCTGCGGCTGTGTCAGTGCCATCGCCCCGTGGCCTCCCCCGGCTCCGGGCCCGTCCGGATTCGAACGGGACACCTCTGGCAGCATCCCCGGCCCGGCCTGCGCCAAACGGTTGAACGGGCGTCAGAACCGGGTATCAACCGGGCGCGGAACGCACGCCTGAGGGGCAGTCATGCAGCAGCACTGGTACACCGGTCCACTTGCCTCCTTCGACACCGAGACCACCGGCGTGGACGTCGAGCACGACCGGATCGTCTCGGCCGCCCTGGTCGTCCAACTCTCCCCGGGCGCACCCGTGCAGACCTCGACCTGGCTGGCCGATCCGGGGGTCCCGATCCCGGACGGCGCGCGGGCGGTGCACGGCATCACCGACGAGCACGTGCTCGCGCACGGCCGTCCGGCCCGTGTCGTTGTGGCGGAGATAACCCGCGCCCTGGCCGCACAGGCCCGGGCCGGCCGGCCGGTGGTGGTGATGAACGCGCCGTACGATCTGACGCTGCTGGACCGGGAGTTGCGCCGCCACCACCGGCTCACGCTGACCGACGGGCTGGGCGCGGCCGGGCTCGTGGTGCTGGATCCGCGGGTGCTGGACAAGCACGTGGACCGCTACCGCAAGGGCCGTAGGACGCTCACCGACCTGTGCGCGCACTACGGCGTGGAGCTGACGGGGGCGCACGACGCGGCGGCGGACGCCTCGGCGGCGCTGGCGCTGACCCGGACGATCGGCGCCCGCTACCCGGCGGCGCTGGGCGGGCTGACGGCGGCGGAGCTGCACCTGCGGCAGGCGATCTGGCACGCGGCGCAGGCGCGGGGGCTGCAGAGCTGGTTCGACCGGTCAGGGACGCCGGAGCGGGTGGACCTGTCCTGGCCGCTGCGGCCGGCCCGGTGCGGCTGCGGCCGGCGGCTGGAGCCGGCGCACGGCTGCGAGGCGGCGGCGTAGGAGCGCCCGGAACGCGCCGCAGGCCCTGACCGGTCTCCCGATCAGGGCCTGCATGCTGTCCGGTGGGCGATACTGGGATCGAACCAGTGACCCCTTCGGTGTGAACGAAGTGCTCTCCCGCTGAGCTAATCGCCCGGGCAACGAGAAGAACTGTAGCACCATTCGGGGCCGGTCGTACAACTCGTCCCTTCCGGGGACGGCCTGGCGCATCCGCAGAACTCGCACTCCGCACGGAAGATGACTGGGCCTCAGTTCATTCCCGGCGGCGGCCTTCCGATGGAATCCGGAAATACATGTGAGGCCCGGCCGATAATCGGCCGGGCCTCACATATCACAATGCATTCCGGTGGGCGATACTGGGATCGAACCAGTGACCCCTTCGGTGTGAACGAAGTGCTCTCCCGCTGAGCTAATCGCCCGGGTGCAGGGAAAACATTACCGCATCCCGGAGGGTGGTCCGAACACCCGCCTGCGGAGGTCCCGGCCCCGGGCCGGTCCGGCTGCCGTCCGCCTTCCAGGGGACGGCCGGGCCGGACGGGGCCCACCGCGCTCCGGCAGCCTCGGCGGCCTTGCGGCAGGGCCGGCCGGACTCGGACGAACCCGGCGGCCCGGACGCCCGCACCCAGGAAGATCACCACCTGGCCGGGGCCGGGCACGGCAGCATGATCGCGCCGAGCACCGGCCCCGCGAGGCCGGCCGGGAGGATCCACACCCGCCGGAGCAGGTGGAGGGGACGGGAACGGCGGGTGAACGCGGGGCGCCCTCGAGCCGACCACCCGGTCGCCGTCGACGGCGGTGTCGGCACCGTCCCGCGGACTGCGTCGTCCGGCTCGACCGCATCACCCGTTCCCGTGTTCCCGCCCGCCTTGGTGTTTCGCACAGTCATGCCGGGAAACAAACCGAGAAGCGGCCCGGTAATGCCCGACCCGGGCACTACGGAACGATTACGCAATGCGCCGTAAGGGGTACGACTCGGCCCCGAATCGGGACAGAGGGGTTTACATCGGTCGTAGGGGTGGGATGGTCCGTTCGCCGACGTGCGATTCCCCGAGCGCACACTGAGCGAAAGGCCATGGCGCTTATGAACACCACGGTCAGCTGCGAGCTGCACCTGCGCCTCATCGTGTCCAGCGAGTCCTCACTGCCCGTCCCCGCGGGCCTTCGCTACGACACTGCCGACCCCTACGCCGTACACGCCACGTTCCACACGGGCGCCGACGAGACCGTGGAGTGGGTGTTCGCCCGAGATCTCCTTGCGGAGGGGCTGCACCGACCGACCGGTACCGGCGACGTCAGGGTGTGGCCGTCGCGCAGCCACGGGCAAGGGGTGGTCTGCATCGCGCTGAGCTCTCCGGAAGGAGAAGCCCTGCTGGAGGCCCCGGCCCGGGCGCTTGAGTCGTTCCTCAAGCGGACGGACGCCGCGGTGCCCCCCGGCACCGAACACCGTCACTTCGACCTCGACCGGGAGCTGTCCCACATCCTCGCCGAAAGTTGACCCCGACCGGAGGAGGTCACGCTCCGCCGTCGGCGGGGCCGTAGCCCCTGCCGTCACCGCAGCCGTCCTACTCGGGGGCACGGCAGCAGACTCAGCCGCGCACGACGCGGTCTCGGGGCCGGTGCGCGGCCCGCTCCCGTCGGAGCGGACCGGAGCACCACCGGCGCCCGGCACCGGAGCCGGTCATCCGTACGGGTGGCCGGCCTCGCTGCCGGGCGCCGCCGGGTTTCCGGAATGATCATTCGCGAGTGGTTAATCGATTGACCCCGTCCGGTTTTCGCCGCATCGATGCCATCCGCACATTCCTTCGAAAGAAGGCGCCGCCCTCCTGCCGCACGGCCCGGTATGGTCTGGGGTAACCGCAGACGCGGGGTACCGAAATCCCCCTCCGCCAGGAGTCCCCTCGTGCTGATCACCCACGACACCGAGTGCGCACTGAGCAGCCTCGTCGAGCTGCTCAACACCGCCCCCGAGGTCTGCGGCACGGAGCTGCTGCCCGACGTGGCCGCGCTGGACGCCTTCGTGGTCCGCCAGGAGATCAGCGAGATCGACTCGCTGACCGAGGAGGACCTGCACCGCGTGCACGACCTGCGCTCGCGGCTGCGCGAGGTGTTCGGCACCGAGTCCACCGCGGCGGCGGCCGAGCTGGTCAACGGGATCGTCGCGGCGGCCGGGACGACGCCCCGGCTGACCAACCACGACCACCACGGCTGGCACATCCACTACTTCGCGCCGCACGCCGCGCTCGGCGATCACCTGGCGGCCGAGCTGGGCATGGCGCTGGCCTTCATCTTCATGGCGGGTGAGCGCGAGCGGCTGCGCACGTGCGAGGCGCCGGACTGCGCGCGGGTCTTCGTGGACCTCTCGCGCAACCGCTCCCGGCGCTACTGCGACAGCCGGACCTGCGGCAACCGGCTGCACGTCGCCGCGTACCGGGCGCGCCAGCGCTCGGCGGAGACCGTGCCGACCATCTGACGCACCGCGCTCAGATGCCGCGCCTGCGGAGGATCTCCTCGATGTCGGCGAAGTCGCCGAGGCCGTCGTCCTGCTTCTTCGCCGCCGCCTTCTTCGGCTTCGGCGGCGCGGCCGTCACCGCCGGGCGCTCGGATGCCGGGCCCGCGGCCGGGCGGGACTCCGGGGCGTCCACGGCGTCGCGGCGGCCCAGCCGGCGGGTGGTGAGCAGCAGGGCGGCGGAGATGGCGAGCAGCACGATGCCCGTCCAGACCCGGGGGTCGAAGACGAGCCTGGTGGCCCAGTCGGCGAACTCGCGGCCGATCGTGCGGGCGACGGGGAACAGGCCGGTGAGGTAGAGCCCGGCAGGCAGCAGCGCGACCGCGAACCAGCGGGTCGCGGAGAGGAAGCGCCGCCGGTAGGCGCGCAGGCCGGCGACGGCCACCCCGGCCGCCGTGAGCGCGAAGCTGATCGCGGCGGTCAGCACGGCCTCGCCCCGTCGCGTCCGGTGGTCCTGGTCATCGGTGCCTCCTGTCGCTCGGCCCTCGGGCACACCGCCCGGCGGCGCGGGGGCTCACTGGTGGAACACTGGGGGAATGATCGAAGGTTCCCTCCCCCGTCTCGAGTTCTGGTGCGACCTCCAGTGCCCGGACTGCCGTACCGCCCTGGACGACGTACGGGCGCTGCGTGCGCAGCACGGCGACGCGCTGCCCGTCGAGCTGCGGCACTTCCCGCTGGAGAAGCACAAGCACGCCTACGCGGCCGCCGAGGCCGCCGAGGAGGCGTTCGCCCAAGGGCTGGGCTGGCCGTTCGTCGAGGCGCTGCTGGCCCGCGTCGAGGACCTGGACGCGCGGGGGCAGCAGGTGTTGCTGGAGGTGGCGCGGGAGGTCGGGGTGGACGCCGAGGAGGTCGACACGGCGCTGATCGACGGCCGGCACATGCTGACCGTGGACGCCGACCAGGCCGAGGGCAGGGCGATCGGGGTGACGGGAACGCCGACGTACGTGATCGGCGGGAAGCGGCTGGACGGCGGGCAGAGCCAGGACGGCCTGCGGGCACGGATCGTCGCCATCATCGAGGAGGCGAAGGATTCCTGACGCCATGTCAGGTCACAGCGGTTTGCCGTAGAGGCGGTTGGTGACCTGATAGCCGAGCGAGGCGTAGAGCCGGATCGCCGCCTCGTTGGCAGTGAAGACGTTGAGACCGAGGGTGCACACCCCGGCGGCCAGGCACTCCCGTTCGGCGAGCAGCATCAGCGTGCGGCCGTGTCCCCGGCCCCGGCGGGCCGGGGACACCTCGACGACCATGACCCAGGCGAGCGGCTCGCCGTCGGGCAGGTCGCGCAGGTGGAGGTCCACCCAGAGCGAGCCGAGCACCTCGCCGTCCGCGTCGCCGCAGAGCCGGCGCAGGGCGACGCCGGGGCTGTCCGCGCCCTGCGGGAGCACGCGGAGGTGGTCGAGTTCCGACTTGGCGCGGCCCTGTTCCTCGGTGAGACCCGACGCCATCAGCGAGCGGACGTAGCCCTCCGCGGCCCCGTCGAGCCAGGCCGGAAGTTCTGCGGGCTCGATCCGTCGCGCGGTGACGCCGGCGGGCAGGACCGGGGCCGCGGTCAGGCGCTTGGACAGGTTCCGCATCCGCTCGGTGTAGCCGAGGGCGGCGGCGAGCCCGCGGGCGACCTGCGCCGACTCGGGGATGCCGACGTCCACCCGGGTGCAGCCCCAGTTGCGCAGCACCTCCTCGGCGGCCAGCGCGCCGAACGTCCCGCGGCCCCGCCCGCGGCCCTCCCTGACCTCCAACTCGGCTATATCGCCCCAGAGTTGGCTGCCGTGCGGGACGGCGGTGGTGCGCAGCGCGCCGACCGGGCGGCCGTTGGCGCAGATCTGCCAGCGTCTGGTGCGGCCCCCGGCGGGGGTGGGTGTCTCGGGCCCCTCGGGGCGCAGCGTCGTGGTCATGTGGTGGTCCCTTCCCCACCCCGGGAGGGTTATCCGCCGGGCCCGGCTCACGGGTCGAGGTCATCGCCGCTGCGCTCGGTGAAGACGGTCATGGCCTTGGCGGTGACCGGACCGATCCCGGGCAGTTCGCGGCCGTCGACGCGGGTGACGGCCTGGACGTCGCGCAGGGTGGAGGTCAGGAAGATCTCCTCGGCGTCCTGGAGGGCTTCGAGCGGCAGGTCGACCTCCTCGGCGCCGCACCAGTCGACGACGAGGGCGCGGGTGATGCCGGCCAGGCAGCCGGAGGCGAGGGTGGGGGTGAGCAGGCGGCCGCCGATGACGACGAAGACGTTCGAGCCGGTGCCCTCGCAGAGCAGGCCCGCGGTGTTGGCGAACAGGGCCTCGGAGGCGCCGGCGCGGTGCGCGGTGGCCAGGGCGACGACGTTCTCGGCGTACGAGGTGGTCTTGAGGCCGGCGACGGCGCTGTGCTCGTTGCGGCGCCAGCGGACGACGGCGGCGGCCGTGGTGTCGGGGCGGCGGTTCACGGCGCCGATGGCGGCGACCAGGGTGGCGCCGGAGTCGCCGCGTTCGGAGCCGAGCGGGGCGTTGCCGCCGGTGTAGGTGATGCGCAGCCGGCCGAGCGGCATCGGGTTGGCGGCGAGGACCTGGACGCAGGCCTCGCGGACCTGTTCGCGGTCGGGGTCGGGCAGGCCGAGGCCGCGGGCGGAGCGGGTGAGGCGGTCGAGGTGGCGGGTGAGCGCGAAGGCCTGCCCGTCGACGGCCTTCACGGTCTCGAAGACGCCGTCGCCGGTGGTGAGTCCGTGGTCGAGGACGGAGACGGCGGCGTCGGCGGAGTCGACGAGTGTCCCGTTGACCCAGGTCATGGTGGGGTTCTGCATCGAGCGCTGCTCCTCGGAGGGTGTCTTCGGAGGGGTTCTTCAGAGGGTTTCGCTGCCCGACGCTATCGCGACCAGGCGGCCGGCCTTCAGTTCGGTTTCGGCCCACTCGCGGTCGGGGTCGGAGCCCCAGGTGATGCCGGCGCCGGTGCCGAAGCGCAGGACGGGGGCGGCGGGGTCGGTCCGGTCGAGCCAGAACGTGCGGATGCCGACGGCGAGTTCGCCCTCGCCCCGGTCCGCGTCGACCCAGCCGACGGCGCCGCAGTAGGGGCCGCGCGGGGCGGTCTCCAGGGCCTCGATGATGCGCAGGGCGCTGGACTTGGGCGCGCCGGTGACGGAGCCGGGCGGGAAGGTGGCGTCCAGCAGGTCGGGCCAGCCTGCGCCGTCGCGCAGGGTGCCCTCGACGGTGGAGACGAGGTGGACCAGGCCGGGGTGCTTCTCGACGACGCACAGGTCGGGGACGGTGACGCTGCCGGTCGCGCAGACGCGGCCGAGGTCGTTGCGGACCAGATCGACGATCATCACGTTCTCGGCGTGGTCCTTGTCGAGGAGGTCGTCCTCGGTGCGGCCGGTGCCCTTGATCGGGCCGGAGGCGACGGTGCGCCCGGTGCGGCGCAGGTAGAGCTCGGGCGAGGCGGTGGCGATCTCGACGCCGTGCTCGGGCAGCCGGATGGTGCCGGCGTAGGGGGCCGGGTTGCCGTGGGCGAGCAGGCCGGTGAGGGCGTCGATGTCGCTGCGGGCCGGGTCGGGCAGCGGCGCGGACAGCACGCGGCAGAGGTTGGCCTGGTAGACCTCGCCAGCGGCTATGTGTTCGCGGATGCGGCGCACGCCCGCGACGTAGGCGTCGCGGTCCAGGGAGCTGTGCCAGCTGCCGGCGTCCGGTCCGCGCCAGCCGGCGCCGGAAGGGGGCGCGGGGGCGGGGCGGACGTCGTCGAAGCGGGCACAGGTGAGCCGGCCCTCGAAGTCGTAGGCGACGGCCCAGTAGCCGCTGGAGTCGAGTGCGGCCAGGTCCGAGGTGACGTCGCGCAGTCCGGTGGCGAGGCGGCCGCCGAAGCGGGCGAGCGGGGTGTGGGGAGCGGTGGGGCCGGACACGGTTCTCCTGCGCGGTGGTGCTGAGCGGCGGTGCCTGAAGTGTAGGTCGGGGGCGCGGGCCCGGCCCGGGGGCGTGCGGCGGGCGCGAGCAGCTCCTGGGGGTACCTCCCGGCCGGAGGCCGGGGAAGTCGTGCGGGTGTCCACCGAGCGCACGCTGCGGGAACGGATTTTTAGCTGGCCCGGGAATCCGCTAGAGTTCAACACGTCGCCAGGGAGCGCAGCCGAGAAAAAGCGGTGAAGATCCCGGGAGACAGGCGGACGTGGCTCAGTTGGTAGAGCATCACCTTGCCAAGGTGAGGGTCGCGAGTTCGAATCTCGTCGTCCGCTCGATGGAGAACGGTGTAAGGTCGTTCTTCGAGTGTTGCCTGGTGGAGTGGCCGAGAGGCGAGGCAACGGCCTGCAAAGCCGTCTACACGGGTTCAAATCCCGTCTCCACCTCCAAGAGGATCACCCGGTTCCACCGGGAGACCTCCCCGCGCGATTAGCTCAGCGGGAGAGCACTACCTTGACACGGTAGGGGTCACTGGTTCAATCCCAGTATCGCGCACGTCGGATCCTTCGGGGTCTGCTGCAGGACCGCCACACCAGGCGCGATTAGCTCAGCGGGAGAGCACTACCTTGACACGGTAGGGGTCACTGGTTCAATCCCAGTATCGCGCACGTCGGGCCCTCCGGGGTCTGCTGCAGGACCGCCACACCAGGCGCGATTAGCTCAGCGGGAGAGCACTACCTTGACACGGTAGGGGTCACTGGTTCAATCCCAGTATCGCGCACAGTATCGGCCGGGGCCGCGATCCGTGAGGGTCGCGGCCCCGGCCGTTTCGGCGTTCCGGGCCTTGGCGTTCCGGGCTACGGGAAGAGCGCGGGCTGTGAGATCCGTGAGAACAGAAGAGCCGCGTACGGCCGCCCTCACCGACGTCCGTACGCGGCGTCTCCGCCTGCCGGGGTGCTCTGCGCACCGCTCCTCGCCCGTCCGCGAGTCGTCGCGGGCGCGGCCTTCCCCGGCGGCACTGGTTCCCCGTCCCCAGGGGATCAGTGCCCGTTCCGCGGCCGGCCGTGCGGCCGGCCAGGTCTCAGTGGCCGAGCAGATCGGCGACGGCCTGCGCCTGGTTCGCCATCTGCTCCCAGCCGCCGAACAGGGCCACCAGCAGCGCGGCACAGGGCAGGGCCATGGCCAGCGCCACCGCCGGGTGCCGGGTGGGCTCCGCGGACCGGGGCTGGGTGAAGGCCGGCCGACGGCGGCGGGAGGTTCCCGTGAGCTGCGGTGCCATGCCCTTGCTCCTGATCCGTGCTCGGTGCTTTCCGGTGGCGGTCGTCCGGTCGAGTTGGCGCGGTGGACGGCTTACCTCGGGGGACGAGCTCCCCGTCCACCGCTGCTAACAACGCTATGGCGCGGGGGGCTGTTCGGGCGTCATGCCGTCGTACTGTTCCTCGGGCATCCCGGAGGATGACGCTCAGACTTCGGGAGTACTACCGCAGGGGGAGACGGTCTTCGCGCGCCCCCCGGGAGAACCCTGACAGGCGACCCCGAGACGCGTTTCGGCACGTCGCTGACCTGTGCGTGCGTGCAAGATCGGACAATCGCACGGTGGCTCGAGGTGTTGCGTATCAGCACACCGCAGTGGGCAGTCCGTAAGCTGTGCCCGACAGGAACTGACGATGCCCCAACCGACGGGGCCTCACGCACGGGCTGACGGGGAAGAAACATGGCGATGATGCGGCTGAGGCGTGAGGACCCCCGCATCGTCGGGCCGTACCGCCTGCACCGGCGACTGGGAGCCGGCGGCATGGGCGTGGTCTACCTCGGCTCCGACCGGCGTGGTCAGCGGGTCGCCCTCAAGCTGATCCGCGCCGAACTCGCGGAGGACCAGGAGTTCCGTACCCGCTTCGCCCGCGAGATCGCCGCCGCCTCCCGCATCCGCGGCGGCTGCACCGCCCGCGTCGTCGGCTCCGACATCGAGGCCGACCGGCCCTGGCTCGCCACCGCCTACGTGCCCGGGCCGTCCCTCTACAAGCGGGTCGGCGACGAGGGGCCGCTCAGCTGGCCGGAGGCCGCCCGGATCGGCGCCGCCCTGGCCGACGGGCTGGTCAAGGTGCACGAGGCCGGGGTCGTCCACCGCGACCTCAAGCCGTCCAACATCCTGCTCTCGCCGCGGGGCCCGCGGATCATCGACTTCGGCATCGCCTGGTCGCGCGGCGCGAGCACCCTCACCCACGTCGGCACCGCGGTCGGCTCCCCCGGCTTCCTCGCGCCCGAGCAGGTGCGTGGCGTCGCCGTCACGCCCGCCACGGACGTGT
The nucleotide sequence above comes from Streptomyces kaniharaensis. Encoded proteins:
- a CDS encoding HIT family protein, whose amino-acid sequence is MLISMTTEPELQRGVGEPDGFRRLWTPHRMAYIQGENKPTGPAPDDGCPFCSIPSLSDEDGLVIARGRSVFAVLNLYPYNGGHLMVVPYRHVADYTELDEAETAELADFTKKAMTALRAASGAHGFNIGLNQGAAAGAGIAAHLHQHVVPRWGGDTNFMPVVGHTKVLPQLLADTRKMLAEAWPQG
- the thrS gene encoding threonine--tRNA ligase, which codes for MTDVRVIISREPDREERVVTTGTTAAELFADDRSIIAARVGGQLKDLAHVLQDGDEVEPVAIGSKDGLDILRHSTAHVMAQAVQQLYPEAKLGIGPPVKDGFYYDFDVEKPFHPDDLKAIEKKMQEIIKRGQKFARRVVTDEAAREELAAEPYKLELIGLKGSAATAGEGADVEVGAGELTIYDNLDAKSGEQCWGDLCRGPHLPSTRHIPAFKLMRNAAAYWRGSEKNPMLQRIYGTAWPTKDELKAHLDFLVEAEKRDHRKLGNELDLFSIPEEIGSGLAVFHPKGGIIRRAMEDYSRKRHEEEGYEFVYTPHATKGKLFEKSGHLDWYADGMYPPMQLDEGVDYYLKPMNCPMHNLIFDARGRSYRELPLRLFEFGTVYRYEKSGVVHGLTRARGFTQDDAHIYCTREQMADELDSTLTFVLNLLRDYGLTDFYLELSTKDPEKYVGSDETWEEATAVLASVAEKQGLPLVPDPGGAAFYGPKISVQAKDAIGRTWQMSTIQLDFNLPERFDLEYTAADGSRQRPVMIHRALFGSIERFFAVLLEHYAGAMPPWLAPVTVTGIPITDEHVPYLLEVAAELKKHGIRVEVDTSDDRMQKKIRNAQKTKVPYMLIAGNDDVTAGAVSFRYRNGEQKNGVPVADAVAEIVDAVKNRIQV
- a CDS encoding DUF4365 domain-containing protein; translation: MALTQPQPEEAAAVLRGNLAVTACMETLQVGYLHAVAAAAGCSLSQPFPDNGIDWQVSHGSREHEVDDEVTIKIQLKATQQIAPDPAGTHFSFTLDNDHLRKLARARVAVPRILVVMLLPRRVDRWLEARPDALELRHCCYWVNLAGHPVTGQRRTNVRVPTGKVFDDRALCDIMARVGAGGSP
- a CDS encoding exonuclease domain-containing protein gives rise to the protein MQQHWYTGPLASFDTETTGVDVEHDRIVSAALVVQLSPGAPVQTSTWLADPGVPIPDGARAVHGITDEHVLAHGRPARVVVAEITRALAAQARAGRPVVVMNAPYDLTLLDRELRRHHRLTLTDGLGAAGLVVLDPRVLDKHVDRYRKGRRTLTDLCAHYGVELTGAHDAAADASAALALTRTIGARYPAALGGLTAAELHLRQAIWHAAQARGLQSWFDRSGTPERVDLSWPLRPARCGCGRRLEPAHGCEAAA
- a CDS encoding SsgA family sporulation/cell division regulator, with translation MNTTVSCELHLRLIVSSESSLPVPAGLRYDTADPYAVHATFHTGADETVEWVFARDLLAEGLHRPTGTGDVRVWPSRSHGQGVVCIALSSPEGEALLEAPARALESFLKRTDAAVPPGTEHRHFDLDRELSHILAES
- a CDS encoding CGNR zinc finger domain-containing protein; the protein is MLITHDTECALSSLVELLNTAPEVCGTELLPDVAALDAFVVRQEISEIDSLTEEDLHRVHDLRSRLREVFGTESTAAAAELVNGIVAAAGTTPRLTNHDHHGWHIHYFAPHAALGDHLAAELGMALAFIFMAGERERLRTCEAPDCARVFVDLSRNRSRRYCDSRTCGNRLHVAAYRARQRSAETVPTI
- a CDS encoding DsbA family protein, with translation MIEGSLPRLEFWCDLQCPDCRTALDDVRALRAQHGDALPVELRHFPLEKHKHAYAAAEAAEEAFAQGLGWPFVEALLARVEDLDARGQQVLLEVAREVGVDAEEVDTALIDGRHMLTVDADQAEGRAIGVTGTPTYVIGGKRLDGGQSQDGLRARIVAIIEEAKDS